A single Micromonospora sp. CCTCC AA 2012012 DNA region contains:
- a CDS encoding YciI family protein, with product MKQYLISMYQPAGRDRPDPDFLAEVMRKVGVIHDDLVAAGSWVFGNGLHAPETATVLRPQGDEVLVTDGPFAEGKEYLGGVTVITAPDLDAALEWGRRYALATTLPIEVRPFRGDA from the coding sequence ATGAAGCAGTACCTGATCAGCATGTACCAGCCCGCCGGGCGGGACCGGCCCGACCCGGACTTCCTGGCCGAGGTGATGCGCAAGGTCGGCGTCATCCACGACGACCTGGTGGCGGCCGGCTCGTGGGTCTTCGGCAACGGCCTGCACGCCCCCGAGACGGCGACCGTGCTGCGACCGCAGGGCGACGAGGTGCTGGTCACCGACGGGCCCTTCGCCGAGGGCAAGGAGTATCTCGGCGGCGTCACCGTCATCACCGCCCCCGACCTCGACGCCGCCCTGGAGTGGGGCCGCCGCTACGCCCTCGCCACCACCCTGCCGATCGAGGTCCGCCCGTTCCGCGGCGACGCCTGA
- a CDS encoding lysozyme translates to MHRPLRQALRTAAAALVATVTVAASATLGATPASAAPAGLPGMDVSGYQGNVNWSAAWSNGARFAYVKATEGTGYTNPYFAQQYNGSYNVGMIRGSYHFALPDRSSGATQANYFVDHGGGWSRDGKTLPGALDIEYNPYGSTCYGLSQSSMRSWIASFVNQYYSRTGRWATIYTTTDWWSTCTGNTSQFSANNPLWIARYSSSVGTLPAGWGTYSFWQWSSSGVFPGDQNVWNGTLDRLRVLACNGTC, encoded by the coding sequence ATGCACCGTCCCCTGCGTCAGGCGTTGCGCACCGCCGCCGCCGCGCTCGTCGCCACGGTCACCGTGGCCGCCTCGGCCACCCTCGGCGCGACTCCCGCCAGCGCCGCGCCGGCCGGCCTGCCCGGCATGGACGTCTCCGGCTACCAGGGCAACGTCAACTGGTCCGCCGCGTGGAGCAACGGCGCCCGCTTCGCGTACGTCAAGGCCACCGAGGGCACCGGCTACACCAACCCGTACTTCGCCCAGCAGTACAACGGCTCCTACAACGTCGGCATGATCCGGGGCTCCTACCACTTCGCCCTGCCCGACCGCTCCAGCGGTGCCACCCAGGCGAACTACTTCGTCGACCACGGCGGCGGCTGGTCCCGGGACGGCAAGACGCTGCCCGGCGCGCTCGACATCGAGTACAACCCGTACGGCTCGACCTGCTACGGACTGAGCCAGTCCTCGATGCGCAGCTGGATCGCCTCGTTCGTCAACCAGTACTACTCGCGTACCGGGCGGTGGGCCACCATCTACACCACCACCGACTGGTGGAGCACCTGCACCGGCAACACCTCGCAGTTCTCCGCCAACAACCCGCTCTGGATCGCCCGGTACTCCAGCAGCGTGGGCACCCTGCCGGCCGGCTGGGGCACGTACTCCTTCTGGCAGTGGTCCTCCTCCGGTGTCTTCCCCGGCGACCAGAACGTCTGGAACGGCACCCTGGACCGGCTCCGGGTGCTGGCCTGCAACGGCACCTGCTGA
- a CDS encoding peptidoglycan recognition protein family protein: MSAPLPRRAVLRGAVLLGAAAGVTALGQLTGDRSARAVTTRVDQPTIANCATWGARPPSSAVTVLQNRPNKIIIHHTAFPNSTDYSLAHAYQNSRDIQDLHMDTNGWLDSGQHFTNSRGGFLTEGRHGSLYGLLHGQTMVQGAHCVGQNSQAIGIENEGTYLDVQPPQALWDSLVLFCAFTCQQYAIPATEIYGHKDFNSTQCPGLLHDRLPELRSAVAARIG, encoded by the coding sequence ATGTCCGCTCCCCTGCCCCGGCGGGCCGTGCTGCGCGGCGCCGTCCTGCTCGGCGCCGCCGCCGGCGTCACCGCCCTCGGTCAGCTCACCGGCGACCGGAGCGCGCGGGCCGTCACCACGCGGGTCGACCAGCCGACGATCGCCAACTGCGCCACCTGGGGCGCCCGGCCGCCGTCGTCGGCGGTGACCGTGCTGCAGAACCGCCCCAACAAGATCATCATCCACCACACCGCGTTCCCGAACTCGACCGACTACAGCCTGGCCCACGCCTACCAGAACTCCCGGGACATCCAGGACCTGCACATGGACACCAACGGCTGGCTCGACTCGGGGCAGCACTTCACCAACAGCCGTGGCGGCTTCCTCACCGAGGGGCGGCACGGCAGCCTCTACGGGCTGCTGCACGGGCAGACCATGGTGCAGGGCGCGCACTGCGTCGGGCAGAACAGCCAGGCCATCGGCATCGAGAACGAGGGCACCTATCTCGACGTGCAGCCCCCGCAGGCGCTCTGGGACAGCCTCGTGCTCTTCTGCGCGTTCACCTGCCAGCAGTACGCGATCCCGGCCACCGAGATCTACGGGCACAAGGACTTCAACTCCACGCAGTGCCCGGGCCTGCTGCACGACCGGCTGCCCGAACTGCGCAGCGCGGTGGCCGCCCGGATCGGCTGA
- a CDS encoding ArsR/SmtB family transcription factor, whose amino-acid sequence MHAFDVLGDPVRRRILELLAEGEQTAGAIGATVQQEFGISQPAVSQHLKVLRDNGFATVRPEGTRRLYAVDPGPLHQIDAWLEHFRRFWTPPLEALATELARGRRERRLRGEGTDDTRSNP is encoded by the coding sequence GTGCACGCCTTCGACGTCCTCGGGGATCCGGTCCGCCGCCGGATCCTCGAACTGCTGGCCGAAGGTGAGCAGACCGCCGGCGCCATCGGCGCGACGGTCCAGCAGGAGTTCGGCATCTCCCAGCCCGCCGTGTCGCAGCACCTCAAGGTGCTGCGGGACAACGGCTTCGCGACCGTACGCCCCGAGGGCACCCGCCGCCTCTACGCGGTGGACCCGGGGCCGCTGCACCAGATCGACGCCTGGCTGGAGCACTTCCGCCGGTTCTGGACGCCACCGTTGGAGGCGCTCGCCACCGAGCTGGCCCGGGGGCGACGGGAGCGACGGCTGCGGGGCGAGGGCACCGACGACACGAGGAGCAACCCATGA
- a CDS encoding SRPBCC family protein, translating into MINVIGQISDVDRTVGSRTLPAGQARVSTVSQTYDTSLDDLWDACTSAERIPRWFLPISGDLTLHGRYQLEGNAGGTVERCDPPHSFTATWEYGDEVSWIEVRLTPAGDGRSRFTLDHVAHVDDQRWLEFGPGAVGVGWDMGLLGLASHLAADGSGVLPSQAAAWLGTDEARRFITLSSERWAEASIAAGTPVDEARAAQARTTAAYTGVPAS; encoded by the coding sequence ATGATCAACGTGATCGGGCAGATCAGCGACGTGGACCGCACCGTCGGCAGCCGTACGCTGCCCGCCGGGCAGGCCCGGGTCAGCACCGTCAGCCAGACGTACGACACGTCCCTGGACGATCTCTGGGACGCCTGCACGAGCGCCGAGCGGATCCCGCGCTGGTTCCTGCCGATCTCCGGCGACCTGACGCTGCACGGCCGCTACCAGCTCGAAGGGAACGCGGGCGGCACGGTGGAACGCTGCGACCCGCCGCACAGCTTCACCGCCACCTGGGAGTACGGCGACGAGGTGAGCTGGATCGAGGTCCGGCTCACCCCGGCCGGCGACGGGCGCAGCCGGTTCACCCTGGACCACGTCGCGCACGTCGACGACCAGCGCTGGCTCGAGTTCGGGCCGGGCGCGGTCGGCGTCGGCTGGGACATGGGCCTGCTCGGCCTGGCCTCCCACCTGGCGGCGGACGGCAGCGGGGTCCTGCCGTCGCAGGCCGCGGCGTGGCTGGGCACCGACGAGGCCCGCCGGTTCATCACCCTCAGCAGCGAGCGGTGGGCCGAGGCGAGCATCGCGGCCGGCACGCCGGTCGACGAGGCGCGCGCGGCGCAGGCCCGCACCACCGCCGCGTACACCGGGGTGCCGGCCTCCTGA
- a CDS encoding acetyltransferase, whose protein sequence is MTDVVIRPLVAGEEALFDSMPDPLPQLRQVAYADGVAGRGYRPENTWVALRAGRVVGRAAWLHLPGAVGDPWLERFDLAAEPAVGAALLRAAHEAFGGPRAYYAALPAYWRRRPEVLAVVEAPMAAARLAGLVERGERLRCTWAGAPLPATSGRYAVRPAADREEIDALVARIAEPDVLTGRETARAVAGVDLATDPLAWLTGPPTDWRIALDAGRPVGLAGTAGDACYPLLAYLGLLDGDARDELLVAAVRVLAEGGAREVVADVDGHRVAVLADLERTGFRQVRARVIFEPAG, encoded by the coding sequence GTGACCGACGTGGTCATCCGCCCGCTCGTCGCGGGCGAGGAAGCGCTCTTCGACTCCATGCCCGATCCGCTGCCCCAGCTCCGCCAGGTCGCCTATGCCGACGGCGTCGCCGGGCGCGGCTACCGCCCCGAGAACACCTGGGTCGCCCTGCGCGCCGGTCGGGTGGTCGGCCGGGCCGCCTGGCTCCACCTGCCGGGCGCCGTCGGTGACCCCTGGCTGGAACGGTTCGACCTGGCCGCCGAGCCGGCGGTGGGCGCCGCGCTGCTGCGGGCCGCCCACGAGGCGTTCGGCGGTCCCCGCGCCTACTACGCCGCACTGCCCGCGTACTGGCGTCGCCGGCCGGAGGTGCTGGCCGTGGTCGAGGCGCCGATGGCCGCGGCGCGGCTGGCCGGGCTGGTCGAGCGGGGCGAGCGACTGCGCTGCACCTGGGCCGGCGCGCCCCTGCCGGCGACCTCCGGTCGGTACGCCGTCCGCCCGGCCGCCGACCGGGAGGAGATCGACGCCCTGGTCGCCCGGATCGCCGAGCCGGACGTGCTGACCGGCCGGGAGACGGCGCGGGCGGTGGCCGGGGTGGACCTCGCCACGGATCCGCTGGCCTGGCTGACCGGCCCGCCGACGGACTGGCGGATCGCCTTGGACGCGGGGCGGCCGGTCGGCCTGGCCGGCACGGCCGGGGACGCGTGCTATCCGCTGCTGGCCTACCTCGGGCTGCTCGACGGGGACGCCCGGGACGAGCTGCTGGTGGCGGCGGTCCGGGTGCTCGCCGAGGGCGGTGCCCGGGAGGTGGTGGCCGACGTGGACGGCCACCGGGTGGCGGTGCTGGCGGACCTGGAACGGACCGGCTTCCGGCAGGTGCGGGCCCGGGTGATCTTCGAGCCCGCCGGCTGA
- a CDS encoding NUDIX hydrolase, translating to MTGAPYSHCSYCGAAYPAEAGWPRVCAACEETGLLAEAGQARLFAVHGAPAGGTMMVFGVLPERAAEDLPPSAPTEEATEWLVVTEPVELAFSTHTRVLADFLAGRPPV from the coding sequence GTGACCGGCGCACCGTACTCGCACTGCTCGTACTGCGGCGCGGCCTATCCGGCGGAGGCCGGCTGGCCGCGGGTCTGCGCCGCCTGCGAGGAGACCGGCCTGCTGGCCGAGGCCGGGCAGGCGCGGCTCTTCGCGGTGCACGGCGCGCCGGCCGGCGGCACCATGATGGTCTTCGGGGTGCTGCCGGAACGGGCGGCCGAGGACCTGCCGCCCTCCGCGCCGACCGAGGAGGCGACCGAGTGGCTGGTCGTCACCGAGCCGGTCGAGCTGGCCTTCTCCACCCACACCCGGGTGCTGGCCGACTTCCTCGCCGGCCGGCCCCCGGTCTGA
- a CDS encoding aliphatic sulfonate ABC transporter substrate-binding protein, which produces MRTPRSSAPARPRRLLTALLTAVALLATGTVAACADDPADATGHAGPLRIGYQRFGGLSLVKARGAAPDAQWSLFDSGPALTEALKAGSIDIGQVGEAPPVFAAAGKIPFSVIGTSQPIPQGEAVLVKAGSPYRTFADLKGRTVALNKGSNVHWLLVKLLEANRMTLKDLNVKYLKPAEGRPAFDNGQVDAWIIWDPYFALAERPDVRVLADATGLASNREYVLASPEVVKNRPDDVRAFLTAYRTTTDWGIAHPQERAAVLAPELKIPLDVTTRALDRSAKPLAPVTPAIGAELQAIADSFTKLELVPGPVDIASRVDGRFSEVFQ; this is translated from the coding sequence ATGCGTACCCCTCGATCGAGTGCACCCGCTCGCCCACGCCGGCTGCTGACCGCGTTGCTGACCGCCGTGGCGCTGTTGGCCACCGGCACCGTCGCGGCCTGCGCCGACGACCCGGCCGACGCCACCGGCCACGCCGGCCCGCTGCGCATCGGCTACCAGCGCTTCGGCGGCCTCAGCCTGGTCAAGGCGCGCGGCGCGGCCCCCGACGCCCAGTGGTCGCTCTTCGACAGCGGACCCGCGCTCACCGAGGCGCTCAAGGCCGGCTCCATCGACATCGGCCAGGTCGGCGAGGCCCCGCCGGTCTTCGCCGCCGCCGGGAAGATCCCGTTCTCGGTGATCGGCACCTCGCAGCCCATCCCGCAGGGCGAGGCGGTGCTGGTCAAGGCGGGCAGCCCCTACCGCACCTTCGCCGACCTCAAGGGACGCACCGTCGCGCTGAACAAGGGCTCCAACGTGCACTGGCTGCTGGTGAAGCTGCTGGAGGCCAACCGGATGACCCTCAAGGACCTGAACGTCAAGTACCTCAAACCCGCCGAGGGACGGCCCGCCTTCGACAACGGCCAGGTCGACGCCTGGATCATCTGGGACCCCTACTTCGCCCTCGCCGAGCGGCCCGACGTGCGCGTCCTCGCCGACGCCACCGGCCTGGCGAGCAACCGGGAGTACGTGCTCGCCTCGCCCGAGGTGGTGAAGAACCGGCCGGACGACGTCCGGGCGTTCCTGACGGCGTACCGGACCACCACCGACTGGGGCATCGCCCACCCGCAGGAACGGGCCGCCGTGCTGGCCCCGGAGCTGAAGATCCCGCTCGACGTCACCACCCGGGCGCTGGACCGCAGCGCCAAACCGCTCGCCCCGGTCACCCCGGCCATCGGCGCGGAACTCCAGGCCATCGCCGACAGCTTCACCAAGCTGGAGCTGGTGCCCGGGCCGGTGGACATCGCCTCCCGGGTGGACGGACGGTTCAGCGAGGTGTTCCAGTGA
- a CDS encoding ABC transporter permease, whose product MSSSTLAEAAVAPPPTAVARPRRTPGGRRWRRALSPLVLVLGWEAAARAGLLSAEKLPAPSAVLATGARLARDGTLTAHLVDSLTRAGLGLLIGGALALVLGAAAGLLRLGDDLVDPPVQMARMLPHLGLVPLLIIWVGIGESLKVTLVALGAFFPIYFNTYAGIRDIDERLVEAARTCGLGPAARLWHVVLPGALPALFLGLRLAIGAAWLSLVVGEQVNAQSGVGFLMMEAREFSQTDVVLLGLLIYALLGLVSDLALRIAERRMLTWRRGLRAT is encoded by the coding sequence GTGAGCAGCTCCACGCTGGCCGAGGCGGCGGTGGCACCACCCCCGACCGCCGTCGCGCGCCCTCGGCGTACCCCCGGCGGCCGGCGCTGGCGGCGGGCGCTGAGCCCGCTCGTGCTCGTGCTCGGGTGGGAGGCCGCCGCCCGCGCCGGCCTGCTCTCCGCCGAGAAGCTGCCCGCGCCCAGCGCCGTGCTCGCCACCGGCGCCCGCCTGGCCCGCGACGGCACGCTCACCGCGCACCTGGTCGACTCGCTCACCCGGGCCGGCCTCGGGCTGCTGATCGGCGGGGCGCTCGCCCTGGTCCTCGGCGCCGCCGCCGGCCTGCTCCGGCTCGGCGACGACCTGGTCGACCCGCCGGTGCAAATGGCCCGGATGCTGCCCCACCTCGGGCTGGTGCCGCTGCTGATCATCTGGGTCGGCATCGGCGAGTCGCTGAAGGTGACCCTGGTCGCGCTCGGCGCCTTCTTCCCGATCTACTTCAACACCTACGCCGGCATCCGCGACATCGACGAACGCCTCGTCGAGGCGGCCCGCACCTGCGGGCTCGGCCCGGCCGCCCGGCTGTGGCACGTGGTGCTGCCCGGCGCGCTGCCCGCGCTCTTCCTCGGGCTGCGACTGGCCATCGGCGCGGCCTGGCTGAGCCTCGTCGTCGGCGAACAGGTCAACGCCCAGAGCGGCGTCGGCTTCCTGATGATGGAGGCCCGCGAGTTCAGCCAGACCGACGTGGTGCTGCTCGGCCTGCTGATCTACGCCCTGCTCGGTCTGGTTTCCGACCTCGCCCTGCGCATCGCGGAGAGGAGAATGCTGACATGGCGGCGCGGACTGCGAGCGACCTGA
- a CDS encoding ABC transporter ATP-binding protein, with translation MAARTASDLNPVLTALGIRRSFGDTTVLAGVTLTVAAGETVALLGGSGSGKSTLLRILAGLDDEATGGTTLRGTAAVVFQEHRLLPWKRVAANVGLGLTGPDVAGRVDRALAEVGLADRAAAWPTELSGGQAQRVAVARALVREPDLLLLDEPFGALDALTRLRMQGLLRRLRAEHGFAALLVTHDVEEALLLADRVLLLDGGVIAEEIPVHLGPAPAVDDPAFGALRRHLLDRLGVPAP, from the coding sequence ATGGCGGCGCGGACTGCGAGCGACCTGAACCCGGTGCTCACCGCGCTGGGGATCCGCCGGTCCTTCGGGGACACCACCGTCCTGGCCGGCGTCACACTCACCGTCGCCGCCGGGGAGACCGTCGCGCTGCTCGGCGGCAGCGGCTCGGGCAAGAGCACCCTGCTGCGGATCCTCGCCGGACTCGACGACGAGGCCACCGGCGGCACCACCCTGCGCGGCACCGCAGCCGTCGTCTTCCAGGAACACCGGCTGCTGCCCTGGAAGCGGGTCGCCGCGAACGTCGGCCTCGGCCTCACCGGTCCGGACGTCGCCGGGCGCGTCGACCGGGCCCTGGCCGAGGTGGGGCTCGCCGACCGGGCAGCCGCCTGGCCCACCGAACTCTCCGGCGGGCAGGCGCAACGGGTCGCGGTGGCCCGGGCCCTGGTCCGCGAGCCCGACCTGCTGCTGCTCGACGAGCCGTTCGGCGCGCTGGACGCGCTGACCCGACTACGGATGCAGGGCCTGCTGCGCCGGCTACGCGCCGAGCACGGCTTCGCCGCCCTGCTGGTCACCCACGACGTGGAGGAGGCGCTGCTGCTGGCCGACCGCGTCCTGCTCCTCGACGGCGGGGTCATCGCCGAGGAGATCCCGGTCCACCTCGGACCCGCTCCCGCCGTCGACGACCCCGCGTTCGGTGCGCTGCGCCGACATCTGCTCGACCGCCTCGGCGTACCCGCGCCCTGA
- a CDS encoding selenium-binding family protein, producing the protein MSRWTPDPSFYPSPREAATAPAEKLAYVAAFDRTAQRPDAIAVLDTDPDSGSYGQVVGWTELPHTGDELHHFGWNACSSALCPTAPHPHVERRYLIVPGLRSSRVHVIDTQPDPRQPRVVKVIAPEELAKRAGYSRPHTVHCGPDGIYLSALGGVDGEEGPGGIAVLDHATFEVRGAWEADRGPQFLAYDFWWHYNHDVLVTSEWGTPSMIEDGIVGELLLGRRYGHAIHFWDLAKRRHVQRVDLGDQYQMPLELRPAHDPTKTYGFVGVVISVEDLSASIWLWHRDGDAWAVTKVIDIPAEPADPADLPDLLKPFGAVPPLVTDIDLSVDDRFLHVSCWGTGELLRYDVTDPFHPVRVGSVRLGGIVARTPHPGFPDEPLSGGPQMVEVSRDGRRVYVSNSLYGSWDDQFYPDGVGAWLAKLDVDPETGGLTPDPRFFPRGEDFRGLRVHQTRLQGGDASSDSYCFP; encoded by the coding sequence ATGAGCCGCTGGACCCCCGACCCGAGCTTTTATCCGTCGCCCCGCGAGGCGGCCACCGCGCCGGCCGAGAAGCTGGCGTACGTCGCCGCCTTCGACCGCACCGCGCAGCGCCCCGACGCCATCGCGGTGCTCGACACCGACCCCGACTCCGGCTCGTACGGGCAGGTGGTGGGCTGGACCGAGCTGCCCCACACCGGGGACGAGCTGCACCACTTCGGCTGGAACGCGTGCAGCAGCGCGCTCTGCCCGACCGCACCGCACCCGCACGTGGAGCGCCGCTACCTGATCGTCCCCGGGCTGCGCTCGTCCCGCGTCCACGTCATCGACACCCAGCCGGACCCGCGGCAGCCGCGGGTGGTCAAGGTCATCGCACCGGAGGAGCTGGCGAAGCGGGCCGGCTACTCCCGACCGCACACCGTCCACTGCGGGCCGGACGGGATCTATCTCTCGGCGCTGGGCGGCGTCGACGGCGAGGAGGGGCCGGGCGGCATCGCCGTGCTGGACCACGCCACCTTCGAGGTGCGCGGCGCGTGGGAGGCCGACCGGGGGCCGCAGTTCCTCGCGTACGACTTCTGGTGGCACTACAACCACGACGTGCTGGTCACCAGCGAGTGGGGCACCCCGTCGATGATCGAGGACGGCATCGTCGGCGAGCTGCTGCTCGGCCGTCGCTACGGTCACGCGATCCACTTCTGGGACCTGGCGAAGCGCCGGCACGTGCAGCGGGTCGACCTGGGCGACCAGTACCAGATGCCGCTGGAGCTGCGTCCCGCGCACGACCCGACGAAGACGTACGGCTTCGTCGGGGTGGTGATCAGCGTCGAGGACCTGTCGGCCTCGATCTGGCTCTGGCACCGCGACGGCGACGCCTGGGCGGTGACCAAGGTGATCGACATCCCCGCCGAGCCGGCCGACCCGGCCGACCTGCCCGACCTGCTCAAGCCGTTCGGCGCGGTGCCGCCGCTGGTCACCGACATCGACCTGTCGGTGGACGACCGCTTCCTCCACGTCTCCTGCTGGGGCACCGGCGAGCTGCTCCGGTACGACGTCACCGACCCGTTCCACCCGGTCAGGGTCGGCTCGGTGCGGCTCGGCGGCATCGTGGCGCGGACCCCCCACCCCGGGTTCCCCGACGAGCCGCTCTCCGGCGGCCCGCAGATGGTCGAGGTCAGCCGGGACGGCCGCCGGGTCTACGTCAGCAACTCGCTCTACGGCTCCTGGGACGACCAGTTCTATCCCGACGGGGTCGGCGCGTGGCTGGCCAAGCTGGACGTGGACCCGGAGACCGGCGGTCTCACCCCCGATCCGCGGTTCTTCCCGCGCGGGGAGGACTTCCGGGGGCTGCGGGTGCACCAGACCCGGTTGCAGGGCGGCGACGCCTCCTCCGACTCGTACTGCTTCCCGTGA
- a CDS encoding molybdopterin-dependent oxidoreductase encodes MSRSPSPQEAGHDDRRARQWLAGQARCTGTDREELLHLGAAMAALTAAAQEREPVAVTTAPVGVDPGPAGPDADARPIAKPLPAALFRPLDSNAEMRWEAMAGQGYVVPTDRFFVRNHTVTPHLDAETWRLRLFGTGLRGAPTRDAPVEFGYHDLRRLPAEETTALVECAGNGRRFFAEQQDDPAPGVAWGLGGVGVARWRGVRLATVLRLAGLTDAAVDVQPEGLDPEYVTGGVNLGRVRRPLPVAKALDDVLLAYEMNGEPLSADHGHPVRLVVPGWIGISSIKWVGPVEVSATALFSPWNTRFYRLFGPDHPAGGATLAAQSVKSAFELAWDARLPAGGEVLLRGRSWSGAGPIDRVEVSTGDDDWRPAELVAADRGGPWQRWTARWRPPAPGRWTLRARATDVTGAGQPDRAVHNDLGYRFDGVVRHPVTVI; translated from the coding sequence ATGTCCCGTTCCCCGTCCCCCCAGGAAGCCGGGCACGACGACCGGCGGGCCCGGCAGTGGCTGGCCGGCCAGGCCCGCTGCACCGGCACCGACCGGGAGGAGCTGCTGCACCTCGGCGCGGCCATGGCGGCGCTGACCGCCGCGGCGCAGGAGCGCGAACCGGTCGCGGTGACCACCGCCCCGGTCGGCGTCGACCCCGGCCCGGCCGGGCCGGACGCCGACGCCCGGCCGATCGCGAAGCCGCTGCCCGCGGCGCTGTTCCGCCCGCTCGACAGCAACGCCGAGATGCGCTGGGAGGCGATGGCCGGTCAGGGGTACGTGGTCCCCACCGACCGCTTCTTCGTCCGCAACCACACCGTCACCCCGCACCTGGACGCCGAGACCTGGCGGCTGCGCCTCTTCGGCACCGGCCTGCGGGGCGCGCCGACCCGCGACGCCCCGGTCGAGTTCGGCTACCACGACCTGCGACGCCTGCCGGCCGAGGAGACCACCGCGCTGGTCGAGTGCGCCGGCAACGGCCGCCGGTTCTTCGCCGAACAGCAGGACGACCCGGCGCCCGGCGTCGCCTGGGGGCTCGGCGGGGTGGGCGTGGCGCGCTGGCGGGGCGTCCGCCTGGCGACCGTGCTCCGCCTCGCCGGCCTCACCGACGCCGCGGTCGACGTGCAGCCCGAGGGCCTCGACCCGGAGTACGTGACCGGGGGCGTGAACCTCGGCCGGGTACGCCGACCGCTGCCGGTCGCCAAGGCCCTCGACGACGTGCTGCTGGCGTACGAGATGAACGGCGAGCCGCTGAGCGCCGACCACGGCCACCCGGTCCGCCTGGTGGTGCCCGGCTGGATCGGCATCTCCTCGATCAAGTGGGTCGGCCCGGTCGAGGTCTCCGCCACCGCCCTGTTCTCGCCGTGGAACACCCGGTTCTACCGGCTCTTCGGCCCCGACCACCCGGCCGGCGGGGCGACGCTCGCCGCCCAGTCGGTGAAGAGCGCGTTCGAGCTGGCCTGGGACGCCCGGCTCCCGGCCGGCGGCGAGGTGCTGCTGCGCGGCCGGTCCTGGTCCGGCGCCGGGCCGATCGACCGGGTGGAGGTGAGCACCGGGGACGACGACTGGCGGCCGGCGGAGCTGGTCGCCGCCGACCGGGGCGGGCCCTGGCAGCGCTGGACGGCGCGCTGGCGACCCCCGGCGCCGGGCCGCTGGACGCTGCGCGCCCGGGCCACCGACGTCACCGGCGCCGGCCAACCCGACCGGGCCGTCCACAACGACCTCGGCTACCGCTTCGACGGCGTGGTCCGCCACCCGGTCACCGTGATCTGA
- a CDS encoding RNA 2'-phosphotransferase: protein MDHRNLVRVSKQMSLALRHRPERFGLTPDRAGWVPVAALLAALRIDRAQLDEVVADNDKQRFAVEPGPDGVDRIRANQGHSIEVDLGLTPIPPPDRLYHGTSAAVVPAIMTEGLRRGGRHHVHLSADTETARRVGARRGGAVAILTVDAAAMARDGHLFFRSANGVWLADAVPAAYLRG, encoded by the coding sequence GTGGATCATCGGAACCTGGTCAGGGTGAGCAAGCAGATGTCCCTGGCCCTGCGGCACCGGCCGGAGCGGTTCGGCCTGACCCCGGACCGGGCGGGCTGGGTGCCGGTCGCGGCGCTGCTGGCCGCGCTGCGGATCGACCGGGCCCAGCTCGACGAGGTGGTGGCCGACAACGACAAGCAGCGCTTCGCGGTCGAGCCGGGGCCGGACGGCGTCGACCGGATCCGGGCCAACCAGGGCCACTCCATCGAGGTCGACCTGGGGCTGACGCCCATCCCGCCGCCCGACCGGCTCTATCACGGCACCAGCGCCGCCGTGGTGCCGGCCATCATGACCGAGGGCCTCCGGCGGGGCGGCCGGCACCACGTACACCTGTCGGCGGACACGGAGACGGCCCGGCGGGTCGGCGCGCGCCGGGGTGGCGCGGTGGCGATCCTGACGGTGGACGCGGCGGCGATGGCCCGCGACGGCCACCTCTTCTTCCGCAGCGCGAACGGCGTCTGGCTCGCCGACGCCGTGCCCGCCGCCTATCTGCGGGGCTGA